In the genome of Kluyveromyces marxianus DMKU3-1042 DNA, complete genome, chromosome 1, one region contains:
- the RER1 gene encoding protein retrieval receptor, whose amino-acid sequence MDLNGDERSSNGVVGEAQRLKALYQYYLDQATPHVKYRWASLAGLLVLFMFRIVFSQGWYVVCYSLGIYLLSQFLGFLTPKFDVSLQQNEQNEELEAGEMTDEFRPFIRRLPEFKFWHNAIRATVLCFFLTFFSIFDIPVFWPILLIYFIVLFALTMRKQIKHMIKYKYVPLDIGKKKYTQK is encoded by the coding sequence ATGGATTTAAATGGAGATGAGAGGTCCAGCAACGGCGTTGTTGGTGAAGCGCAAAGATTGAAAGCATTGTACCAATACTATCTAGACCAGGCTACACCACATGTGAAGTACAGATGGGCTAGTTTGGCTGGTCTACTGGTGCTATTCATGTTTCGTATAGTCTTCAGTCAGGGCTGGTACGTGGTATGCTATTCTTTGGGTATCTATCTATTAAGTCAGTTCTTGGGCTTTTTGACACCAAAATTTGATGTGTCTTTACAGCAAAATGAGCAAAACGAAGAGCTAGAAGCCGGAGAAATGACAGATGAGTTCCGTCCATTCATTAGGAGGTTGCCTGAGTTCAAGTTCTGGCACAATGCGATTAGAGCTACCGTTTTATGCTTCTTTTTgactttcttttcaatttttgatattccAGTATTCTGGCCAATATTACTTATCTACTTCATTGTTCTCTTTGCTTTAACAATGAGAAAACAAATTAAACATATGATCAAGTACAAGTATGTTCCTCTGGATATTGGTAAGAAGAAATACACccaaaaatga
- the DOM34 gene encoding protein DOM34, whose product MKLINKVEGSGTNEGTILTLLPQDKEDLFTLYNIINTDDEIIFKKKVTSKTEESGKKKTTQLEKLRIRVVSSEFEPQNEFLRYKGVTTEDDYSNANQDMPIGKFFSFTIDFQYPFTLIKSDYNSYVSNLIKEACNIEGRSDMAAVVLQEGIAHICLMNSFSTVLKHKVEYSIPKKKRATDIMKFDDKVEKFYKATYESMLRHFDFESLKCIILCSPGFYAKTLYDKILNYARETKNKSVLSNSNKFLVAHCSTGYLQGIDEVLKNPAYKHKLEDVKNSKEVIIMDEFLDHLNKDDFKAWYGEQEITKAAELAAIDTLLISDSWMRSDDVKIRQKSLNLVKEVEQSGGKAYIFSSLHNIGEELDRLTGIACILKYPIPDLDEDIDDVSDEDN is encoded by the coding sequence ATGAAGCTTATCAATAAGGTTGAAGGATCGGGTACCAATGAAGGTACTATCTTAACACTTCTTCCACAAGATAAAGAAGATTTGTTCACATTGTATAATATAATCAATACTGATGATGAGATTATCTttaagaagaaagtgacCTCTAAAACTGAGGAAAGtggcaagaagaaaactacacaacttgaaaaattgagAATTAGAGTTGTATCGTCAGAGTTTGAGCCTCAAAATGAATTCTTAAGGTATAAAGGTGTAACCACAGAGGATGATTACTCAAATGCCAACCAGGATATGCCAATTGGAAAATTCTTTAGTTTTACTATTGATTTCCAGTATCCTTTCACATTGATAAAAAGCGACTATAATTCGTATGTTTCCAATCTTATAAAGGAAGCTTGCAACATTGAAGGTCGTTCTGATATGGCTGCGGTTGTCTTACAAGAGGGCATTGCACATATATGTTTAATGAATTCATTCTCCACAGTGTTGAAGCATAAAGTCGAATATAGTATCCCAAAAAAGAAGCGGGCAACAGATATTATGAAATTTGATGATaaagttgaaaagttcTATAAGGCCACATATGAGTCTATGCTTAGACATTTTGACTTCGAGAGTTTAAAATGTATTATACTTTGCTCTCCAGGGTTTTATGCAAAGACACTCTACGACaaaattttgaattatGCTAGggaaaccaaaaataaaagtgtCCTTTCAAACTCTAATAAATTCTTAGTAGCTCATTGCTCCACTGGATATCTACAAGGAATTGACGAAGTCTTGAAAAACCCTGCCTATAAACATAAATTGGAAGATGTTAAAAATTCAAAGGAAGTCATAATAATGGATGAGTTTTTGGATCATTTAAATAAGGATGATTTCAAAGCATGGTATGGTGAGCAAGAGATTACAAAGGCCGCAGAATTAGCTGCAATAGATACATTATTGATATCTGATAGTTGGATGCGTTCTGATGATGTAAAAATTAGACAAAAGTCTTTGAACCTAGtcaaagaagttgaacaGAGTGGAGGAAAAGCTTACATTTTTAGTTCATTGCATAACATTGGTGAGGAGCTTGATCGTTTAACCGGTATTGCTTGCATCCTTAAGTACCCTATTCCAGATTTGGATGAAGATATTGACGACGTTAGTGACGAAGATAATTAA